The Granulicella sp. 5B5 nucleotide sequence AATCTTCCAGACCCTCGGGCTCGGAAAAGCTCGTATCCATTTGTGGGAGGTTGCTGTCGCGACGAGTGCTCCTTGTGGACCACATTTGATGATGACTGCAATGCAGCTTCCGTTTTCTAAGAGCCTCGCGGCAATTCGTTCGGGGTCTTTCTCGTCGGTCATGGCTCGACCTTCCGACCAAGAGGCTAGAACAACCAACTCTTCCGCTGAAGATCCATTTCCGTCGAAATGTTGAGCGCGAAAGCCATCTTGAGGATCATAGACAGCTCGCTTCGCGATCACTTTCGGGCGTCCCTCCATCATCCCAAAAACCAGCGCGTGATCTGTCACGACGTTGGGACGATCTTTGATTGGAGTAACGATTGCCGGGTAAACATCAGGCTTGGCTAGAGGATGTCGATATCGAAACCAGATATCGTCGCACCCGGAGACCGCTTCGAGGGCAATACCTTTGCGCTTTGCGATATCGCCGAAGTCGCCTGCTAGAGCAGGACCGATCACCGTATGAAGCGCGGTCGAGTTCCCCAGCCCCATCAAGATGCAGGCGGCCCGCATTCCGCTTCCACGGTAGATAGTTGAACGAGGGAAAGAACAATCCTCGGCATAGCACCCGCCAATCACCGAAATTGGAAGGTTCATTTGGGATCGATCCGAACGACGCACTGCCCACCGTTCAGCTGCACTACTGTCGCTTGGTAATCGAACCCGGAGTTAATACAGTTCACCAATTGGGCCACCTGGGAGCTGATTAGTGATCCAGCAGTCTGACCATTATATTCGAGGACGATTCCTTGCCCCTGGGAGTTCAGGACGACATCCAGCAGATCCCCAATCTTTAATTGGCTCACGATCGCGGGTTTCGGCGAATTAAGGGTCGCCTGGAAAGTCAACCGCGCGCACGGACTAGCTGGGGCACTTGGCGTGTAACCGCCCGATCCTGAACCACCCATCGTTGATTCTCCTGAAATTCGCAAACGATTGAGAACACCAGAACTAACAGGTTCGAGTTCGGCTCGCAACAACTATCGGAGAATGGGTGCGTATGCATGCGTAAAGGCAGCCAGATTCTTCACCTTGACGTATGCGGAGGCGGCGTACGCAATCCCCGCGAAGCTGGCCGCATGGCTTTCAGGCAATCCATAAAGCGCAATGGAGTTGGCGTTCTGCACGACTATAACTCTTCTACTCAACGAAAGAACTACGCGTGCTGGCTGAGCGCTGGTGCGTTCACTACAACACTGTCAGCCCCCACTCATCGCTAGGCTACAAGCCGCTAGCGCCAGAAGCTTGGCCGACAACCAACACGGGGCATGCAGAAGTGGGAACCGCTATGCGCTTCCTACTTCTCCTCCCGACGGCGACCACCTGAACTCAGAGGTAGGCGCGTTGCACTAACTCCTTACTAGTACAAAACATTGGGCATGCCAATCGAGCTTGCCGGTCCCGTAAACCGTGAGACTTGAAGCATCGAAATACGCATTGTGCTCTCAAGCTTCTTTGTTCTCTTCTTGCGCCCTTTTCATGAGATTCCAGATTTGCCCCGCAACTTTGACAGTCTTCGCAATATGGCTTTGTCCAAGTTTGGCGTAGCGCTCGGTCATCTTGATATTGGCATGACCGAGAATCTTGGCGAGTTCATAAAGATCTCCACCGTTCATCATGTACCAGGAGGCGAAGGTGTGACGCAGATCATGAAACCGGAAATCGGAGATTTCTGCCCTCTCAAGCATCTCAGCGAAGCTCCCATTCAATCGCTGACGTCGACTTGTCACACCGCCTTTGGGTGGAAAAACTCGGTTTTCACCGATTGGTTTGGGATATTGCCGAATCTCTTCTGCGAGCTGTGATGTCATAGGGACGTACCGCTCCCTACCTTTTTTCAGCTTCATCCGAACCTTTATTAGCCCTGCGCTGTACATCACATCCGACCAATAGATCTGATGAATTTCACCCGACCGCATGCCTGTCGATAGAGCAATCAACGCGATCAGTCTCATACGAAGATAGGTCTGATTAAAGTCTTTGCTGCCCTTTCGAAACACTTTTTCATCCAGAGCTATCTTCAACCGACATAGTTCGTCTTCTGAGAGAAATCGCTCCCGTGAATCATCTGGGCGGTGTACCTCGATCAGACTAGCCGGATTCTTATCGATCCCTGTCTGTTTAGACCATATCGTTGAAGCCTTGCGCATCATGTGGCGCATGACATTGAAGTGGCGTGCAGCGGTGTTGACTGCCAGACCGCGCTTTCCCGTCAGGTTTTCGTACCAGCGTTGCACCGCATAACCATCAACCTCTCGCACGAACATACGACCCAGCTCAGCTCTGATACCTTCGACGATGCTCTTTTCGCGATCTGCTGAACTCTTTTTGCTTCCAAAGTGCAACCAATATTGATCGACCAACTCTGACATCTGATAATTCACTTCTTTTTTGATATCGAGGTGTCGATTTTCGTCCCTAAGTGACAACTTCTTGCGAAGGATCTTCTTTGCCAATTCACGGCAACCATGGACTCGTAGACTCCGGTGGCGACCGCCTTCTCGCCAGCGAATTTTGTATAGGCCATCGGACAATTTACTAATACACACGTATGTTTTCCTTCCAATCAATGGCTTCAATCATGTTTTGCTCGATGTAACAGTTCAGTACCTTCACATCGAAACCGCAACGCATGGCCAATCTTCACGAAAGGGATTTCCCGCAGGCTGTCTTTTGAATAGACCGTTGAAATCTTGATTCTTAGATACTGGGTGTTTCTTCTACATCGGGCGTTATCGAGAATGATGAGATTCTCTGGAATCTTGAATGACATACATCTTCGTTCTTATGGAAGTCTGTACCAGGTAGAACGGCCACCGCCATGTCTCAACAGCAAGCCCTTATCAACAAGTGAGGTGAATGTAGCTTTAAGGGTATTAGGGCTTGCACCGAATTCTCGTACCATGTCTCGGGTGGTGACACGCCCTTGATCACGCGCATAGTCCAGAATCCTGACAGCCAGTTCCGGCAGTGTAGCAAGAGCGATCTTTTCCCGTTCCACCTTCACTGCGAGCCGACGCTTTTGCTGTTGCAGGACACGCATGAAGAAAAGCAGCCACGGTTGCCAGTTCGGCGTGTCGGTCCGAATGGTGCTTTGGGTTTGCCGCAGGCCCAGGTAGTAGGCTTCCTTACTGTGTTCAATCACACTCTCAAGCGACGAATAAGGCACGTAGCTATAACCAGCCTGCAGTAAAAGCAAAGTGGTCAGTACGCGGCTCAGTCGTCCATTACCGTCTTGAAAAGGATGAATTTCAAGAAAGACGACAATAAAAACAGCGACGGTGAGCAATGGATGTAGGCGACGAATTTCGCGCTCCTCATCCAGCCACGCGACGAGTTCTGCCATGCGGTGCGGGGTATCGAATGGAGTGGCCGTTTCGAACATGATTCCGATCATCTTGCCAGCGGCATCAAAGGCGCCCACATCGTTGCGCAAAGTCTTGTAGTTCCCGCGATGCCGCTCGTCCTTCTCGCTGTGCTGCAAAAGATCACGGTGAAGCTGCTTAATGTAATTCTCGGTGAGTGGAATATCTGACCACGACCGGAAGACTGTTTCCATTACATCGGCATAGCCCGCGACTTCCTGTTCATCACGACTTCCAAAATGCCTGATTTCAAGGCTTCCGAGCAACCGTTCCACTTCACGGTCGGTCAGCTTGCTTCCCTCGATGCGAGTCGAGGATCCGATACTCTCGACAGTAGCCACATGGCGTAGCGCATTCAGACGCTCTGGTGCGATCGTGCTGAGGGCACGCCATGCCCCTTTGAACTCATCAATCTCGGAAAGGAGAGCAAGAAGTTCTTGGGTAACGAGAATCGTGTCAGTGTTGATCATACCGGCTAATATACCGGATTATACCGGATTACTGGCCGCAAAGAATACCGGATTATACCTGTTTACCCTTCTATGCCTTCAAGCCACTTTCCGGATTGGGGGAGCTGATTCCCGGCGCTCTGGCCATATAACCTATTTCCTATCACGGATCAAAGAGTTCGGGTATTGCCCGTTGGCCTTATTGGGTGATGGGCTGGATCACCTCGAAAAGATTGCCCCAGGGATCTGCAAAGAACGCAACGCGGAGGCCCATCGCGGGTACATCATGTGGCTCGCTCGCGATCGTCACGTTGCGGCGTTTCAGTTCGTCGATGACAGCGTCGACACTATCGACGCTGAAACCCGGGTGGTGCCAGCCGGACATGTTGTAGCTGTCATGCAGATCGTTGTACGTGGGGCGTTCTGCTGCGCCTGGCCCTGCCATCAGCTCGAAGTGGAAGCTATCGTCTCCAGCTGGGTAAAGAAAACTGAAGCTGAGCCCGGCTACGGACACCGTTTGCTTCACTCGAAAATCGAGCTTGTCGGCATACCAGGCAACGGCTGAGCCAAAGTCCGGTACGCGGATGGCAGTGTGATTGATCTTCAGAGAAGCGAGCGGGCCGGAGGTGTGAGGTGTGTTCATTGTTTTCCTAGAGGATTGCTGGGGGTTATCGCAAAAAACTACAGCGCTGTCATTTTTAGCCAGGAACGTATCGCTTGCATAACTTCTGTCTTGCGTTCGAGAGGCAGCCAGTGGCCCGAAGGCAGATTTGTCACGGTAAGGTCGGGGCAGGCGCTGCGCATCGGTTCACCAAAACGGTTGTGGGTGATATCGCAGAGGCCGTCGAATTGGCCATTGATAAACAGCACGGGCTGACGCAGCCGTCCGCCATCCGGTGCCGCACGTGCGTAGGCGATGTTGACGCTGTCGTTGAGGTACCAGGAGTTGGCGGGCCGGAATCCGGTAACGCGGAACGCTTCGACCAGGGAGGTGAAATCGGCACGCGGCCAGAGCGCGGGATCAGGTTGTACCGCCGGCGCGTGGTGCTCTGAACCGAACCAGCCGCCATTGTGGGTGACGACCGCGGACCGGTACACCTTACCTACTGCCTCGGGATTTCCGCTGCGGTATATCGCCGCGAGGCTCGACGGGATGTCAGCATTGAAGTCGGCGACCGTCTGGTCGAAATGAGTCAGGTAGAAACGGTAGTAGTCCCATTGTCCGTCGGGATACTGGTCGGCCGGATAGAGCTCGCGATCGATGAGCGGCAGGAGGCCGGGCAACGCGAAGGCCTGCGGGGCATAAGGGACAGAGACAAAGACGACGGCGCGGCTTCGCTCCGCGTGATGCGCGGCCAGCGCACCGACGACGGGACTTCCGAGGTCGTGGCCGACCCAGATAGCGGGGCCGGCGCCGAGATAATCATGCAGCTCGACCATGTCGTCGACAATCTCTTTCAGGGCATAGGCCTCGGAGGAGGACGGCGCAGATGATCCGCCGTAGCCACGCATGTCCGGGGCGATACAGCGCCAGCCTTCGGAGGCGAAGACCTCGACCTGCGCGCGCCATAGCAGGCCGATACCGGGCCAGCCGTGGAGGAAGATCATCAGTGGGCCGCCGGCGGGTCCGGCCTCCCAGTAGTGCGTCGTGTGGCGTGGAGAGCTGAAAGTGGTGCTGGTGAGTGTGAAGTCTTTCTCCATCGCGATCTCCTTCATGCAGGGTTGACCGTGCGCAGAAACTTCACAAGCTGTTCGCTGACTTCGGCAAATGCTTCGTGTTGTATCCAGTGGCCTACGTTGTCGAGTTCGAGGTTTCCGACCAGGCCCGGGAGGCCAGCGTGAAGTTTTTCGGCAGGCGGATAGAGCGCCCCTAGGCCGTCGGCCTTTCCCGAGATGTAAAACGAGGGCTGGGTGATCTTCGCGCCTTTCCAGGCGGCGGACAGGTAGAAATATGGCTCGGCGGCGCGATAGTAGCTCAGTGCGCCGTGAAAACCGGTACGCTTGAATTCCGCTATGTTGTGAGCCACGTAATCCGGTTCCACCCATGAGGGGAGCGGCCCGGGAGCGGGCCGATGAAGACTTCGTGCAGGGGCAAGAGGGTTCCATCGCGTGTCGGCTGGAGCGGAGCCTGATGCCCAATACAAAATCCCCGGAATTGTTACTGCAGCATCGGCCCATATCTGATCGGCTTCCGGTTTGATCTGTTCGAACATGTAGAAGTCGCTTTCATGCCCGGTGGTGCGCATACGCTCAAAGACGCTGACATCACCGCGCGGGAAGTAAGGCACGCTCAGGCAGAACACCGCAGTGAATCGATCAGGGCGCATCATGGCGGCATTCCATGCATGGGTTGCACCCCAGTCGTGACCGACGATCACGGCACTGGGGATGTTCAGCGCGTCGAGGAGGCCGATCAGGTCACCTGCCGTGTGCAGCGGCGTATACAAGGTTGAATCAGATGGAGCGGAACTGCGCCCGTAGCCGCGCATGTCGGGAGCAATCGCGCGAAAGCCGGCTGACGCGATAGCTTGCATCTGCCTGCGCCATGTATATGCCGTGTCCGGAAAACCGTGACAGAAAAGAACGGCCGGCCCGTTCCCAATTTCAGTTACGTGGAGAGAGATGCCATTTGCAGGGACCTGATACTGTTTGAGTTCCATCGTTCCTCTATGTTCATCATAGGAAATGGGCCTGGTCGTGCGACCCAAAAGGATAAGTAACGTCAAACGCCGTTCTGGTGAGTGACGCGCCGCAAGCAGCAAGGGGATGATGCAGAAAGGGGGAAACGCGGCTATTACGAAACCCGTCCATTGACTCATTCTGTCAGATGGACTCTCCGCATAGTCCGGAATGGCGGTATGACTTCGTTCATCCCGCCGCTGTCCATTGCGAAAGCAGTTCTTATTAGACGATATTCGCTTCTGCCATCCAGATCTCGGCGTCCGCACCCGCTGCTGTGTGCAGCGGTGAAGCCGGATCATT carries:
- a CDS encoding PfkB family carbohydrate kinase, producing MNLPISVIGGCYAEDCSFPRSTIYRGSGMRAACILMGLGNSTALHTVIGPALAGDFGDIAKRKGIALEAVSGCDDIWFRYRHPLAKPDVYPAIVTPIKDRPNVVTDHALVFGMMEGRPKVIAKRAVYDPQDGFRAQHFDGNGSSAEELVVLASWSEGRAMTDEKDPERIAARLLENGSCIAVIIKCGPQGALVATATSHKWIRAFPSPRVWKIGSGDVFSAAFAHAWLQEGRAVLESAWFASRTVAEYVGTRAETFSQETLMRIREDSNLALSKSSDTSRAIPDGTIYLAGPFFTTNEQWLVDEARFALHDMGFKVFSPIHEIGEGPANVVAPADLFALENSALVFALLNGLDTGTIFEVGYARARGIPVVGLAESIEAKPLTMLIGSGCAISNDFATSVYTACWQLMGDV
- a CDS encoding site-specific integrase, with protein sequence MAKKILRKKLSLRDENRHLDIKKEVNYQMSELVDQYWLHFGSKKSSADREKSIVEGIRAELGRMFVREVDGYAVQRWYENLTGKRGLAVNTAARHFNVMRHMMRKASTIWSKQTGIDKNPASLIEVHRPDDSRERFLSEDELCRLKIALDEKVFRKGSKDFNQTYLRMRLIALIALSTGMRSGEIHQIYWSDVMYSAGLIKVRMKLKKGRERYVPMTSQLAEEIRQYPKPIGENRVFPPKGGVTSRRQRLNGSFAEMLERAEISDFRFHDLRHTFASWYMMNGGDLYELAKILGHANIKMTERYAKLGQSHIAKTVKVAGQIWNLMKRAQEENKEA
- a CDS encoding Fic family protein, yielding MINTDTILVTQELLALLSEIDEFKGAWRALSTIAPERLNALRHVATVESIGSSTRIEGSKLTDREVERLLGSLEIRHFGSRDEQEVAGYADVMETVFRSWSDIPLTENYIKQLHRDLLQHSEKDERHRGNYKTLRNDVGAFDAAGKMIGIMFETATPFDTPHRMAELVAWLDEEREIRRLHPLLTVAVFIVVFLEIHPFQDGNGRLSRVLTTLLLLQAGYSYVPYSSLESVIEHSKEAYYLGLRQTQSTIRTDTPNWQPWLLFFMRVLQQQKRRLAVKVEREKIALATLPELAVRILDYARDQGRVTTRDMVREFGASPNTLKATFTSLVDKGLLLRHGGGRSTWYRLP
- a CDS encoding VOC family protein, yielding MNTPHTSGPLASLKINHTAIRVPDFGSAVAWYADKLDFRVKQTVSVAGLSFSFLYPAGDDSFHFELMAGPGAAERPTYNDLHDSYNMSGWHHPGFSVDSVDAVIDELKRRNVTIASEPHDVPAMGLRVAFFADPWGNLFEVIQPITQ
- a CDS encoding alpha/beta hydrolase, producing the protein MKEIAMEKDFTLTSTTFSSPRHTTHYWEAGPAGGPLMIFLHGWPGIGLLWRAQVEVFASEGWRCIAPDMRGYGGSSAPSSSEAYALKEIVDDMVELHDYLGAGPAIWVGHDLGSPVVGALAAHHAERSRAVVFVSVPYAPQAFALPGLLPLIDRELYPADQYPDGQWDYYRFYLTHFDQTVADFNADIPSSLAAIYRSGNPEAVGKVYRSAVVTHNGGWFGSEHHAPAVQPDPALWPRADFTSLVEAFRVTGFRPANSWYLNDSVNIAYARAAPDGGRLRQPVLFINGQFDGLCDITHNRFGEPMRSACPDLTVTNLPSGHWLPLERKTEVMQAIRSWLKMTAL
- a CDS encoding alpha/beta hydrolase — translated: MELKQYQVPANGISLHVTEIGNGPAVLFCHGFPDTAYTWRRQMQAIASAGFRAIAPDMRGYGRSSAPSDSTLYTPLHTAGDLIGLLDALNIPSAVIVGHDWGATHAWNAAMMRPDRFTAVFCLSVPYFPRGDVSVFERMRTTGHESDFYMFEQIKPEADQIWADAAVTIPGILYWASGSAPADTRWNPLAPARSLHRPAPGPLPSWVEPDYVAHNIAEFKRTGFHGALSYYRAAEPYFYLSAAWKGAKITQPSFYISGKADGLGALYPPAEKLHAGLPGLVGNLELDNVGHWIQHEAFAEVSEQLVKFLRTVNPA